A DNA window from Fragaria vesca subsp. vesca linkage group LG3, FraVesHawaii_1.0, whole genome shotgun sequence contains the following coding sequences:
- the LOC101306889 gene encoding nitric oxide synthase-interacting protein homolog — protein MPQRHSKNNNDLAFFTYDEKRKLGYGTQRERLGRDSIKPFDACCLCLKPFIDPMSCQKGHVFCKECILECLLSQKKDIHRKQVAHNSQQKQEKEDEEERLRQQKARELESFDQQNHGAVPHYNDRNQDQDKGGFHGANSVKVTSYEEEALRTMKAFWLPSATPEAPVKVAAPPECTTCPEGSEKLKLKSLFPVHFTEDINDEKKSTPLDKTYICPSCKVTLTNTLSLVALSSCGHVFCKKCADKFIPVDKVCLVCNKGCKERNMVNLKKGGTGFAGHDDDLEAKDFKHLGSGSGLGLVRPAVKT, from the exons ATGCCTCAGAGACACTCCAAGAACAACAACGACCTCGCGTTCTTCACATATGACGAGAAGCGGAAGCTCGGTTATGGGACCCAGAGGGAGAGACTCGGCAGAGACTCCATTAAACCCTTCGATGCTTGTTGCCTCTGCTTGAAGCCCTTCATCGACCCCATGAGCTGCCAGAAAGGCCATGTCTTCTGCAAGGAATGCATTCTCGAATGCTTGCTTTCTCAGAAGAAGGACATCCATAG AAAGCAAGTGGCACATAATAGTCAGCAGAAGCAAGAGAAGGAAGATGAAGAAGAGAGGTTAAGGCAACAGAAAGCCAGAGAGCTTGAGTCTTTCGATCAGCAAAACCATGGTGCAGTACCGCACTACAATGATAGAAACCAGGACCAGGATAAGGGTGGGTTTCATGGGGCAAATAGTGTGAAGGTGACTTCTTATGAAGAAGAGGCGCTTCGGACAATGAAGGCATTTTGGCTGCCTTCTGCTACACCAGAAGCTCCTGTTAAAGTGGCTGCTCCCCCTGAATGCACAACCTGTCCAGAAGGTAGCGAGAAACTAAAGCTGAAGTCTCTTTTCCCTGTCCATTTCACTGAAGACATAAACGACGAGAAGAAATCAACGCCTCTGGACAAGACATATATCTGTCCAAGCTGCAAGGTTACATTAACAAACACATTGTCACTTGTGGCTCTTAGCTCATGTGGTCACGTTTTCTGTAAGAAGTGTGCTGATAAGTTCATACCTGTAGATAAGGTTTGTCTTGTTTGCAATAAAGGGTGTAAAGAGAGAAACATGGTGAACCTGAAAAAAGGAGGGACTGGCTTTGCTGGCCACGACGATGATCTTGAAGCCAAAGATTTCAAGCATTTGGGGAGCGGTTCAGGTCTCGGGTTAGTGAGACCCGCAGTGAAAACTTGA
- the LOC101292192 gene encoding myb-related protein Zm1-like, translating into MVRGSTQQCDEKRLKKGPWSPDEDHKLVAYIQRYGIWNWSQMPKPAGLARSGKSCRLRWVNYLRPDIKRGNFSREEEETIIKLQQKIGNRWSVIAAKLSGRTDNEIKNYWHTHLKKRLNNDKSNRVENTSSETETFLVDEEASKASLLETSRENLSPSSSGIADEIDHKPQITEQQSICDTFGELQSLWTHSQVTSTAVEDSEAMFVDSAGLTLSTAADQVWLQQEPIFPCGSYSDDAHVLMSDYWVNLGVQSDETNGM; encoded by the exons ATGGTGAGGGGTAGTACTCAGCAGTGTGATGAGAAGAGATTGAAGAAAGGGCCATGGAGTCCTGATGAGGATCACAAGTTGGTAGCATACATTCAAAGATATGGTATTTGGAATTGGAGTCAGATGCCTAAACCTGCTG GTCTGGCAAGATCTGGGAAAAGTTGTAGACTTCGTTGGGTAAATTACTTGAGGCCGGATATTAAGCGTGGAAACTTCAGCAGGGAAGAAGAGGAAACCATAATCAAATTGCAACAGAAAATTGGAAATAG ATGGTCTGTTATTGCAGCAAAACTTTCTGGAAGGACAGACAATGAGATCAAGAATTACTGGCACACCCACTTGAAAAAGCGCCTCAACAATGACAAGTCCAACAGAGTGGAGAATACTTCATCTGAAACTGAAACCTTTCTTGTTGATGAGGAAGCTTCAAAAGCATCACTGTTGGAAACTTCAAGAGAAAACTTATCTCCATCAAGTTCTGGTATTGCTGATGAAATTGATCACAAACCCCAGATTACAGAACAGCAAAGTATTTGTGATACATTTGGTGAACTTCAAAGTTTGTGGACACATTCTCAAGTGACATCAACAGCGGTGGAAGATTCCGAGGCTATGTTTGTAGATTCTGCAGGACTTACATTGTCGACTGCTGCTGATCAAGTGTGGCTGCAGCAAGAGCCAATATTTCCATGTGGTTCATATAGTGATGATGCTCATGTTCTTATGAGTGATTATTGGGTCAATTTAGGAGTACAATCTGATGAAACAAATGGAATGTGA
- the LOC101311253 gene encoding uncharacterized protein LOC101311253 gives MGDLEKQQLNKDEAAAEETERLVDDGGMAVLDFDMLCSTVALQTQGKSAAKFQSFDGGDEAEAAELGGVFRMWEGELLDCFEDRRVALESACCPCYTFGKNMKRAGFGPCFLQGSLHLILVASILLNCVAFIITKKRCFVYLVVAFTITLGTYLGYFRTQIRNKFNIRGNESSVDDCLYHLVCPCCTLSQEARTLEMNNVQDGTWHGRGDTIYIGSLGEGGKSFFELQPPTLVSIKSPDLCNTQKSPAASTYS, from the exons ATGGGGGATTTGGAGAAGCAGCAGCTGAACAAGGACGAGGCGGCGGCGGAGGAGACGGAGAGGCTTGTCGACGACGGAGGAATGGCCGTGTTGGATTTCGACATGCTCTGCTCCACCGTCGCCTTACAGACCCAGGGAAAGTCCGCCGCCAAGTTTCAGAGCTTCGACGGCGGAGATGAAGCTGAGGCTGCGGAATTGGGCGGCGTGTTTAGGATGTGGGAGGGTGAGCTCCTAGATTGCTTCGAAGATCGCCGCGTCGCTCTCGAATCGGCTTG CTGTCCGTGCTATACATTTGGGAAGAACATGAAGCGAGCTGGGTTTGGTCCTTGCTTTTTACAG GGTTCTCTTCATTTAATCCTTGTCGCCAGCATCCTTCTCAACTGCGTTGCGTTTATTATCACCAAGAAGCGCTGCTTTGTATATCTGGTGGTTGCTTTCACCATTACACTGGGGACGTATTTGGGGTACTTCCGTACACAGATAAGAAACAAATTTAACATAAGG GGTAATGAGAGTTCCGTGGATGATTGCCTCTACCACCTTGTCTGTCCATGCTGCACATTATCTCAG GAAGCCAGAACATTAGAGATGAACAATGTCCAAGATGGCACCTGGCACGGTAGGGGAGATACAATATATATAGGCAGCCTTGGAGAAGGAGGAAAATCTTTCTTTGAGCTCCAACCACCTACTCTTGTGTCAATCAAGTCTCCCGACCTCTGCAACACGCAAAAAAGTCCAGCTGCTAGTACATATTCATGA